A single genomic interval of Croceibacter atlanticus HTCC2559 harbors:
- a CDS encoding TIGR03915 family putative DNA repair protein, with amino-acid sequence MTTRFTLNYDGTFDGFLTCVFEVYEKKIKIFNIQNITVAQDSLFAQSYAVQTEEVKANRVWSSLKKRLTPQACHQLYCAFLSERTGIEDVMLRYIQKSLKSKRSIATDFSDDDVLKVAQLAKMVNREKHRMEAFIRFRLTKNGVYFANCDPDFNVLPLIRKHFLKRYADQQWIIYDLKRDYGLYYNLHKVDIVNFQFDKNFDPTKTSSDMFDEDELVFQTLWRDYFKSTNIKSRKNMRLHIQHVPKRYWKYLSEKLPE; translated from the coding sequence ATGACAACACGTTTCACACTAAATTACGATGGCACTTTTGATGGCTTCTTAACGTGTGTGTTTGAAGTGTATGAAAAGAAAATTAAAATATTTAATATCCAGAATATTACAGTGGCGCAAGATTCTTTGTTTGCGCAAAGTTATGCTGTACAGACAGAAGAGGTAAAAGCTAATCGTGTATGGTCTTCTTTAAAAAAACGCTTAACACCGCAAGCATGCCACCAACTATATTGTGCATTTTTAAGTGAGCGTACAGGCATAGAAGATGTAATGTTACGCTACATACAAAAGTCTTTAAAAAGTAAAAGAAGTATAGCTACAGATTTTTCTGATGATGATGTTTTAAAAGTAGCACAACTAGCTAAAATGGTAAATAGGGAAAAGCACCGTATGGAAGCTTTTATTAGATTCCGGCTTACCAAAAACGGCGTATATTTTGCCAATTGTGATCCAGATTTTAATGTACTCCCATTAATACGTAAGCATTTTTTAAAACGCTACGCAGATCAGCAATGGATTATATACGATTTAAAGAGAGATTATGGTCTGTATTATAATCTGCATAAAGTAGATATTGTAAACTTTCAGTTTGATAAAAACTTTGATCCCACTAAAACATCTTCAGATATGTTTGATGAAGATGAGTTGGTTTTTCAAACCTTATGGCGCGATTATTTTAAAAGCACCAATATTAAATCTCGCAAAAACATGAGGTTACATATTCAACATGTACCAAAGCGATATTGG
- a CDS encoding putative DNA modification/repair radical SAM protein: MSFDRLKEKLNILADAAKYDVSCSSSGSNRTNKNKGLGNASASGICHTYTEDGRCVSLLKILLTNHCIFDCAYCVTRKSNDIKRAAFKVQEVVDLTINFYRRNYIEGLFLSSGIFKNADYTMERLVAVAKKLRLEENFNGYIHLKSIPGASDELMREAGLYADRLSVNIEIPTTSGLKLLAPDKKREDFIKPMVKVKNEIIQYKAEKKLIKSTPKYAPAGQSTQMIIGASGETDKDIMYASNYFYKNFNLKRVYYSGYVPISYDSRLPQIGAEVPMLRENRLYQTDWLLRFYGFDITEILNEDHMNLDLDIDPKLSWALRNMNEFPIDINKADGRMLARIPGLGMRSVYKILKARKFRALNWDHLKKIGVALNRAQYFITCDSKDFETRDLTPERIKGYILQNSKTKFNSARQAQLSLFS; the protein is encoded by the coding sequence ATGTCTTTTGATCGACTTAAAGAAAAATTAAATATTCTGGCAGATGCTGCAAAGTATGATGTCTCTTGTTCTTCCAGCGGAAGCAATAGAACTAATAAAAACAAAGGTTTAGGAAATGCATCTGCTTCAGGAATATGTCACACATATACAGAAGATGGCCGTTGCGTGTCATTATTAAAGATATTACTTACCAATCACTGTATTTTCGATTGTGCGTATTGTGTAACTAGAAAGAGTAACGATATAAAACGAGCAGCATTTAAAGTACAAGAAGTGGTAGATCTTACCATAAATTTTTACAGGCGTAATTACATAGAAGGATTATTTCTTAGTAGCGGCATTTTTAAAAATGCAGATTACACTATGGAGCGTTTGGTTGCTGTAGCAAAGAAATTAAGGTTGGAAGAAAACTTTAATGGTTACATACACCTAAAATCTATTCCAGGTGCATCAGACGAGTTAATGCGCGAAGCCGGTTTGTATGCAGACAGGCTAAGTGTGAATATAGAAATTCCTACCACAAGCGGCTTAAAGTTATTGGCACCAGATAAAAAACGCGAAGATTTTATAAAACCAATGGTAAAGGTTAAAAATGAGATTATTCAATATAAAGCAGAAAAGAAGCTTATAAAAAGCACACCAAAATATGCGCCAGCAGGACAAAGTACACAAATGATTATTGGTGCGAGTGGTGAGACAGATAAGGATATTATGTATGCGTCTAATTACTTCTATAAAAATTTTAACCTTAAACGGGTGTATTATTCTGGCTATGTGCCAATAAGTTATGATAGCCGTTTGCCACAGATAGGTGCAGAAGTCCCAATGCTTAGGGAAAATAGACTTTATCAAACAGATTGGTTATTGCGTTTTTATGGGTTTGATATTACTGAAATTTTAAATGAAGATCATATGAATTTAGATTTAGATATAGATCCAAAATTAAGTTGGGCACTTAGGAATATGAATGAGTTTCCTATTGATATAAATAAAGCAGATGGCAGGATGTTAGCCAGAATTCCTGGTTTAGGAATGCGTAGCGTATATAAAATACTTAAGGCTAGAAAGTTTAGAGCACTTAATTGGGATCATCTCAAAAAAATTGGGGTAGCACTAAATAGAGCACAATACTTTATTACTTGCGATTCTAAAGATTTTGAAACGAGAGACCTTACTCCAGAGCGTATTAAAGGCTATATATTACAAAACTCTAAAACTAAATTTAATAGTGCTAGGCAAGCACAATTAAGCCTATTCTCATGA
- a CDS encoding TetR/AcrR family transcriptional regulator has translation MARTKQYNEHDVIQKAMNLFWKNGYETTSIRMLEKEMGINQFSIYSSFGSKHGVFVESIKAYKVQLNFIRHKLRDSNSGTTGIKQFFYDFLEFTKDNTSRKGCLVCNTVSELGNNAEEDLMKELLKFTEEIKVLFINNLKQETTKTKEDITRESNYLMTSMLGLSLGSRILNDEQLDDYIETTFKNI, from the coding sequence ATGGCCAGAACAAAACAATATAACGAACACGATGTGATTCAAAAAGCAATGAACCTTTTTTGGAAGAATGGCTATGAAACCACATCTATACGTATGCTGGAAAAAGAAATGGGAATTAATCAATTTTCTATATACTCTAGTTTTGGAAGTAAACATGGTGTATTTGTAGAAAGTATTAAGGCGTACAAAGTTCAGTTGAATTTTATTAGACATAAATTAAGAGATTCTAACTCTGGTACAACTGGAATTAAACAGTTCTTTTATGATTTTTTAGAATTCACAAAAGACAATACCTCTAGAAAAGGATGCTTAGTTTGTAACACCGTTAGTGAACTTGGCAACAATGCAGAAGAGGATTTAATGAAAGAGTTATTAAAGTTTACAGAAGAAATTAAAGTTCTGTTTATAAACAACTTAAAACAGGAAACTACAAAGACAAAAGAAGATATTACAAGAGAATCTAACTACTTAATGACATCTATGCTAGGATTGTCGTTAGGTTCTAGAATTCTTAACGACGAACAACTAGACGATTATATAGAAACAACATTTAAAAATATATAA
- a CDS encoding carboxymuconolactone decarboxylase family protein, with amino-acid sequence MSTLKIHNAETAPEESKPLLEKSQKAYGMIPGLHGVLAGAPGLLEAYQTLHELFTNSSFNNDELTVVWQSINVEHGCHYCVPAHTGIAKMMKVDDAITDALRNETELPTEKLEALRTMTLSVVKNRGNVSDEELKAFYDAGYGERQLLEIILGLSQKVISNYTNHIAETPVDDAFEKFAWEKTSK; translated from the coding sequence ATGAGTACATTAAAAATTCACAACGCAGAGACAGCTCCAGAAGAGAGCAAGCCTTTATTAGAAAAATCTCAGAAAGCATATGGTATGATTCCAGGATTACACGGTGTTTTAGCTGGTGCTCCAGGTTTATTAGAAGCTTACCAAACCTTACATGAGCTATTTACAAACTCATCTTTTAATAATGATGAGCTTACGGTTGTTTGGCAAAGTATTAATGTAGAACATGGATGTCATTACTGTGTTCCTGCGCATACAGGAATTGCAAAGATGATGAAGGTAGATGATGCTATTACAGATGCCCTTCGTAATGAGACAGAATTACCTACCGAAAAATTAGAAGCATTGCGTACAATGACATTATCTGTTGTTAAAAACCGCGGTAATGTAAGTGATGAAGAACTAAAAGCTTTTTACGATGCTGGTTATGGTGAAAGACAACTCTTAGAAATAATCTTAGGCCTTTCACAAAAAGTAATTAGTAATTACACTAATCACATTGCAGAAACTCCGGTTGATGATGCTTTTGAGAAATTTGCTTGGGAGAAAACCTCTAAGTAA
- a CDS encoding DsbA family oxidoreductase gives MSKQLKIDIVSDVVCPWCIIGYKRLEQAIKELNVEEQVTIEWQPFELNPNMPKEGQLVQEHISEKYGASLEDQKQSQERMTQFGAELGFTFNYHDALRMVNTKDAHIVLEYANEQHKQTELNLELVSLFFSEGKDISEKTILLDAVETVGLNKTEAEQRLDDVSYKNAVVAKEIKWQDLGVTSVPTMVFNHKSALSGAQPVSVYKDVLKELLEL, from the coding sequence ATGTCAAAACAACTTAAGATAGATATTGTATCAGATGTTGTATGTCCTTGGTGCATTATAGGCTACAAACGCTTGGAGCAAGCTATTAAGGAATTAAATGTAGAAGAACAAGTAACTATTGAGTGGCAACCATTTGAGTTAAATCCAAATATGCCTAAAGAAGGACAGCTTGTACAAGAACATATTTCTGAAAAGTATGGTGCATCTTTAGAAGATCAAAAACAGTCTCAAGAACGTATGACACAATTTGGAGCCGAATTAGGGTTTACATTTAATTATCACGACGCCTTGAGAATGGTTAATACAAAAGATGCACATATTGTGTTAGAATATGCAAATGAACAACACAAACAAACCGAATTAAACCTAGAGTTAGTCTCCTTGTTTTTTAGCGAAGGAAAAGACATCTCAGAAAAAACTATATTGTTAGATGCTGTTGAAACTGTTGGATTAAATAAGACAGAAGCAGAACAACGCTTAGACGATGTAAGTTATAAAAATGCAGTTGTTGCTAAAGAGATAAAATGGCAAGATTTAGGTGTTACTTCTGTTCCTACAATGGTCTTTAATCATAAAAGTGCTTTATCTGGAGCGCAACCCGTTTCAGTTTATAAAGATGTGCTAAAAGAACTTTTAGAATTGTAA
- the gpmI gene encoding 2,3-bisphosphoglycerate-independent phosphoglycerate mutase, which produces MDKKVMLMILDGWGIATDTSVSAVDAANTPYIDALYTKYPNATLRTDGMNVGLPEGQMGNSEVGHMNLGAGRIVYQDLAKINNAVAQNTLKDEEVLQRAFSYAKEFNKPVHYIGLLSDGGVHSHTSHLNGLLNAANAYGISKNYIHAFTDGRDVDPQSGKGFIENLITTLPKYNAELATVTGRYYAMDRDTRWERTKLAYDALVNAEGQPTNNILKSIQSNYDDGITDEFIKPLICTNNDNPVATINPNDVVIFFNFRTDRGRQLTNALTQRDFVEEGMAKLPLYFVTMTMYDETFNDIKVIFKKENIKETLGEVLEWSGKTQLRAAETEKYPHVTFFFSGGREQPFKGETRIMAKSPNVATYDLQPEMSAFELTERVKAHIETTASDFICINFANPDMVGHTGDFNAAIKACETVDSCAQTLIEAAKLQGYTTIVIADHGNSEVMVNPDGSPNTAHTTNPVPMLLVDDSLKTIKDGVLGDIAPTILHLMGVAKPKLMTQNSLL; this is translated from the coding sequence ATGGATAAAAAAGTAATGTTAATGATCTTAGATGGTTGGGGAATTGCAACAGATACATCTGTCTCTGCTGTCGATGCTGCAAACACACCTTATATAGATGCATTGTATACAAAATATCCAAATGCTACATTACGCACAGATGGTATGAATGTAGGATTACCAGAAGGACAAATGGGAAACAGCGAAGTTGGCCATATGAATTTAGGTGCAGGACGCATAGTTTATCAAGATCTTGCTAAAATTAATAACGCTGTAGCTCAAAACACCTTAAAAGATGAAGAGGTCCTACAACGTGCTTTTAGCTATGCAAAAGAGTTTAATAAACCTGTACATTATATAGGATTACTTTCAGATGGTGGCGTACATTCTCACACATCTCATTTAAACGGGCTTTTAAACGCTGCAAATGCTTACGGTATTTCTAAAAATTACATACACGCCTTTACAGATGGCCGTGATGTAGACCCACAATCAGGTAAAGGTTTTATTGAAAACTTAATAACCACATTGCCAAAATATAATGCAGAGCTTGCCACAGTTACTGGCAGATATTATGCAATGGATAGAGACACAAGATGGGAGCGCACCAAATTAGCTTATGATGCACTGGTAAATGCAGAAGGACAGCCAACAAATAATATACTTAAAAGTATACAGTCTAATTATGACGACGGCATTACAGATGAGTTTATAAAACCGCTTATCTGCACAAATAATGATAATCCAGTTGCTACTATAAACCCAAACGATGTTGTAATATTCTTTAATTTTAGAACAGATCGTGGTAGGCAATTAACAAATGCACTAACCCAAAGAGATTTTGTTGAAGAAGGTATGGCTAAGCTACCATTATATTTTGTTACTATGACAATGTATGATGAAACCTTTAATGATATTAAAGTCATCTTTAAAAAAGAAAATATTAAAGAAACCTTAGGCGAAGTTTTAGAATGGAGTGGTAAAACGCAATTACGCGCTGCAGAAACCGAAAAATATCCGCACGTTACATTTTTCTTTTCTGGCGGAAGAGAACAACCTTTTAAGGGTGAAACAAGGATTATGGCAAAATCTCCTAATGTTGCTACTTACGATTTACAACCAGAAATGAGTGCTTTTGAGTTAACAGAACGTGTAAAAGCTCACATTGAGACAACTGCTAGCGATTTTATTTGCATTAACTTTGCAAATCCAGATATGGTTGGTCATACTGGAGATTTTAATGCAGCTATTAAAGCCTGTGAAACTGTAGATTCTTGTGCACAAACACTAATTGAAGCTGCTAAGTTACAAGGCTACACAACTATTGTAATTGCAGATCACGGTAATAGTGAGGTAATGGTAAATCCAGATGGCTCACCTAATACAGCACATACAACCAATCCTGTACCAATGCTATTGGTAGATGATTCTCTTAAAACTATTAAAGATGGTGTATTGGGAGATATAGCACCTACAATATTACATTTAATGGGAGTTGCAAAACCTAAATTAATGACTCAAAATTCATTATTATGA
- a CDS encoding thioredoxin family protein: MRLTFFILVLCVTLMSCGHQKTAVESTATPTETTAKVDSIMVKTPSSILTKEDFMNAPYGDWFSPRYEDYSINAETAAAISKYINDYDIKVFMGTWCSDSKRETPKLYKLLEESGYNMANLEVISVDRKKVTPNNLQEGYNIIKVPTIIFSKNGKEVNRFVEYAQETLAEDILKIVSGQPYKHSYAE, from the coding sequence ATGAGATTAACATTTTTTATCCTTGTTTTATGTGTAACCCTTATGTCTTGTGGTCACCAAAAAACTGCTGTAGAAAGTACAGCAACTCCAACAGAAACTACAGCTAAAGTAGACTCAATTATGGTAAAAACACCATCTAGTATTCTTACAAAAGAAGACTTTATGAATGCGCCCTATGGAGATTGGTTCTCGCCAAGATATGAAGACTATAGTATAAATGCAGAAACAGCTGCTGCCATAAGCAAATACATTAATGATTATGATATTAAGGTGTTTATGGGCACTTGGTGTAGTGATAGTAAGCGAGAAACACCTAAACTCTATAAATTACTAGAAGAGTCTGGTTATAATATGGCCAACTTAGAAGTAATATCTGTAGACCGTAAAAAAGTAACACCTAATAACCTCCAAGAAGGTTATAATATTATAAAAGTACCAACAATTATATTTAGTAAGAACGGCAAAGAAGTAAATAGATTTGTTGAGTACGCCCAAGAAACATTGGCAGAAGATATTTTAAAAATAGTATCTGGCCAACCATACAAACACAGTTACGCAGAGTAA
- the map gene encoding type I methionyl aminopeptidase — protein sequence MIIAKTREEIALMRESAHVVSRTLGMLAKEIKPGVTGARLDALAEAYIREEENSIPGFKGLYDCPSTLLISPNAEVVHGIPKDIPFKEGDIISVDCGAIKNEFYGDHAYTFEIGEVDEATKKLIKTTKESLYVGIKQLKEGNRVGDVGFAIQKYCEQRGYSVVRELVGHGIGRKMHEDPEMPNYGKRGRGKKFIEGMTVAIEPMINMGAKRIKQLSDGWTILTADGKPSVHFEHDVAIVDGKPVLLSTFDYVHEALGITTNEEDEFRLDLTTLLQES from the coding sequence ATGATTATAGCAAAAACAAGAGAAGAAATCGCTTTAATGCGAGAAAGCGCACATGTAGTTTCTAGAACCTTAGGTATGTTGGCAAAGGAAATTAAACCAGGCGTTACAGGTGCAAGGTTAGATGCTCTAGCAGAAGCTTACATAAGAGAAGAAGAAAACTCAATACCAGGTTTTAAAGGTTTATATGATTGTCCTTCTACTCTACTTATATCTCCAAATGCAGAAGTAGTACACGGAATCCCAAAAGACATTCCCTTTAAAGAAGGTGATATTATTTCTGTTGATTGTGGTGCAATTAAGAATGAATTTTACGGAGATCACGCTTACACCTTTGAAATTGGTGAAGTAGATGAAGCCACAAAAAAATTAATTAAAACTACTAAAGAGTCTCTTTACGTTGGTATTAAACAACTTAAGGAAGGCAATAGAGTTGGTGATGTTGGTTTTGCAATACAAAAATACTGCGAACAAAGAGGATATTCTGTAGTAAGAGAATTAGTTGGTCACGGTATTGGCCGAAAGATGCATGAAGATCCAGAAATGCCAAACTATGGTAAACGTGGTCGCGGTAAGAAATTTATTGAAGGTATGACAGTTGCTATTGAACCTATGATAAATATGGGAGCAAAACGTATAAAGCAATTATCTGATGGTTGGACAATTCTTACTGCAGATGGCAAACCAAGTGTACACTTTGAACATGATGTTGCCATTGTAGATGGTAAGCCTGTTTTATTATCTACGTTCGATTATGTTCACGAAGCTCTAGGAATTACCACAAATGAAGAGGATGAGTTTAGGTTAGACTTAACTACACTTTTACAAGAATCATAA
- a CDS encoding class I SAM-dependent methyltransferase has translation MKTVFSSILNVVPRPLLIRLSYIARPILARLYKGNTYTDPIDGKSYKKFLPYGYETQRENVLSPSTLSLERHRLLWLYLKNETTFFTTPQKVLHFAPEQAFYKRFRSLEHLDYTTTDLNSPLADVKADICNLPFQDNAYDFILCNHVLEHIPDHHKAISELYRVLKPGGTAILQVPQETERATTFEDDSITDAKERAKIFGQYDHVRVYGLDYFDILRSHGFKVDAIDYTKTIGKEASDRFRLAWGELLPVCTKP, from the coding sequence TTGAAAACTGTTTTTAGTAGCATTCTTAATGTGGTACCTAGACCATTACTAATAAGGTTAAGCTATATTGCGCGACCAATATTAGCAAGGCTTTATAAAGGTAACACCTATACAGATCCTATAGATGGCAAATCGTATAAGAAGTTTTTACCATATGGCTATGAAACCCAACGAGAAAACGTACTATCACCTTCTACGCTTTCTTTAGAAAGGCATAGATTACTTTGGCTATATCTTAAAAACGAAACTACATTTTTTACCACACCACAAAAAGTGCTTCATTTTGCTCCGGAACAAGCATTTTATAAAAGATTTAGGTCTCTAGAACATTTAGACTACACCACTACAGATCTTAATTCGCCTTTAGCAGATGTTAAGGCAGATATTTGCAACCTACCTTTTCAAGATAACGCTTATGACTTTATTTTATGTAATCATGTATTAGAGCATATTCCAGATCATCATAAAGCTATTTCTGAATTGTACAGGGTTTTAAAACCAGGTGGAACTGCAATACTACAAGTTCCTCAAGAGACAGAAAGAGCTACTACTTTTGAGGATGACAGCATTACAGACGCCAAAGAGCGAGCAAAGATTTTTGGTCAATATGACCATGTAAGAGTATATGGGTTAGATTACTTTGATATATTACGTTCTCACGGTTTTAAAGTAGATGCCATAGATTATACAAAAACTATAGGAAAAGAGGCTTCAGATAGGTTTAGATTGGCTTGGGGAGAACTTTTACCTGTTTGTACTAAACCTTAA
- a CDS encoding FAD:protein FMN transferase, with protein sequence MKKCLFLLVIFFIWSCNNNDQNEKRISGNALGTTYQIIYFDNLDEEVFTKDMDSLLYAVNSSLSTYQSDSDISKLNAGDTTIVIDDMFTEVFQLSKKIHKESSGYFDPTVGNLVNAYGFGSKKFTTVVDSTVIDSLTTYVGLDKVVLNKNRTISKKHPEVYLEFNSIAKGYCLDRISTYLKEKDISNFLIELGGELVASGSKQPENKLWVAGIEEPLEDGSRAIAKTVKLKDIAMATSGNYRKYKIDSLSGQKYVHTINPLTGFPEQNDMLSASVFAQTCAEADAYATTFMTMGFKKSKQLLDSLQSIDAYLMYLNTDNEIEVYVTKGIEPFIN encoded by the coding sequence ATGAAAAAGTGTTTATTCTTATTAGTTATATTTTTTATTTGGTCTTGTAATAATAATGATCAAAATGAGAAACGTATTAGTGGTAACGCTTTAGGTACTACCTATCAAATAATCTATTTTGATAATTTAGATGAAGAAGTGTTTACAAAAGACATGGATTCTCTATTATATGCTGTTAACTCATCACTAAGCACATACCAATCAGATTCTGATATTTCAAAATTAAATGCTGGAGACACTACTATTGTTATTGATGATATGTTTACTGAAGTATTTCAACTTTCTAAGAAAATACATAAAGAAAGTTCAGGTTATTTTGATCCTACAGTTGGTAACCTAGTAAATGCTTACGGGTTTGGTTCTAAGAAATTTACAACAGTTGTAGATAGTACTGTAATTGATTCCCTAACTACCTATGTAGGATTAGATAAAGTAGTACTTAACAAAAATAGAACCATATCTAAAAAACATCCAGAAGTTTACTTAGAGTTTAACTCCATAGCAAAAGGCTATTGTTTAGATAGAATTTCAACTTATCTAAAAGAAAAAGATATTTCTAATTTCTTAATTGAATTAGGAGGAGAACTAGTAGCAAGTGGAAGTAAGCAACCTGAAAATAAACTCTGGGTAGCTGGTATAGAAGAGCCTTTGGAAGATGGCTCAAGGGCAATTGCAAAAACCGTGAAGCTAAAAGATATAGCTATGGCAACTTCTGGAAACTATAGAAAATATAAAATAGACAGTCTTTCTGGTCAAAAATATGTACATACAATTAACCCTTTAACAGGTTTTCCTGAGCAGAATGACATGTTAAGTGCTTCTGTATTTGCTCAAACTTGTGCAGAGGCAGATGCCTATGCAACCACGTTTATGACAATGGGTTTTAAAAAGTCTAAACAACTACTTGATTCTTTACAAAGTATAGATGCTTATCTTATGTATTTAAATACCGATAATGAGATAGAAGTGTATGTAACAAAAGGCATAGAGCCTTTTATAAATTAA
- the nqrF gene encoding NADH:ubiquinone reductase (Na(+)-transporting) subunit F, which translates to MFLASTLGVVAATVIAFLALTLILVALLLFTKQKLSPSGPVKITINGEKEIEVPSGGTLLTTLSSEKIFLPSACGGGGTCIQCECHVLEGGGEALPTETPHFTRKELAHGARLSCQVKVKNDMNIQIPEEVFGIKKWEATVVRNYNVASFIKEFVVEIPEDMNYKAGGYIQIEIPECEINYKDIDITAHPEEHDSPDKFQAEWDKFGLWPLTMKNDEVVERAYSMASYPAEGREIMLNVRIATPPWDRNKNAWMDVNPGIASSYIFAKKPGDKVTISGPFGEFFINPSDSEMLYVGGGAGMAPMRSHLYHLFRTLKTGRKVTYWYGGRSKRELFYLDHFRNLEKDFPNFKFYLALSEPLEEDNWKVKENIDAEGDGFVGFIHQVVINNYLNHHESPEDIELYFCGPPLMNQAVQKMGEDFGIPDENIRFDDFGG; encoded by the coding sequence ATGTTTTTAGCAAGCACATTAGGAGTTGTTGCAGCAACAGTTATTGCTTTTTTAGCATTAACATTAATATTAGTAGCATTATTATTATTTACAAAGCAAAAACTATCTCCATCTGGCCCTGTAAAGATTACCATTAACGGTGAGAAAGAAATAGAGGTTCCTTCTGGAGGTACTTTACTTACAACATTAAGTTCAGAAAAAATCTTCTTACCATCAGCTTGTGGTGGTGGTGGTACTTGTATACAATGTGAGTGTCACGTACTTGAAGGTGGTGGTGAAGCATTACCTACAGAAACACCACACTTTACAAGAAAGGAATTAGCACACGGTGCACGTTTATCTTGTCAAGTAAAAGTAAAGAATGATATGAATATTCAAATCCCTGAAGAGGTATTTGGAATTAAAAAATGGGAGGCAACTGTTGTACGTAACTATAACGTGGCATCTTTCATTAAAGAATTTGTAGTTGAAATTCCTGAAGATATGAATTACAAAGCTGGAGGTTACATCCAGATTGAAATTCCTGAATGTGAAATAAACTACAAGGATATAGACATTACAGCTCACCCAGAGGAACATGATAGTCCAGATAAGTTTCAAGCAGAATGGGATAAGTTTGGTCTATGGCCTTTAACAATGAAGAATGACGAAGTTGTAGAAAGAGCTTATTCAATGGCCTCTTATCCTGCAGAAGGACGTGAGATTATGCTTAACGTACGTATTGCTACGCCACCTTGGGATCGTAACAAAAATGCTTGGATGGATGTAAATCCTGGTATTGCTTCATCTTATATTTTTGCAAAGAAACCAGGAGATAAAGTAACTATTTCTGGTCCATTTGGTGAATTCTTTATTAATCCAAGTGATTCAGAAATGCTTTATGTTGGTGGTGGTGCAGGTATGGCGCCAATGCGTTCTCATCTTTATCACTTATTCCGCACACTTAAGACTGGTCGTAAAGTTACGTATTGGTATGGAGGTCGTTCTAAAAGAGAGTTATTTTACTTAGATCACTTTAGAAACTTAGAAAAAGATTTTCCAAACTTTAAATTTTACCTAGCATTATCTGAACCGTTAGAAGAAGATAATTGGAAAGTAAAAGAAAATATTGATGCAGAAGGAGATGGCTTTGTAGGCTTTATTCACCAAGTGGTAATCAATAATTACTTAAATCACCATGAGTCTCCAGAAGATATCGAGTTATATTTCTGTGGACCACCATTAATGAACCAAGCCGTTCAAAAAATGGGTGAAGACTTTGGTATCCCAGATGAAAACATCAGATTCGATGATTTCGGAGGATAA